One stretch of Plutella xylostella chromosome 15, ilPluXylo3.1, whole genome shotgun sequence DNA includes these proteins:
- the LOC105380761 gene encoding uncharacterized protein LOC105380761 isoform X2: protein MLVHSRSESALNSPTEPDVSLAASLTDPLEAHTLDEARRSIRDLRMKYRAQAHQLLTWRRAHRLQEELATRLQQEKADQLRSLSSQLLLFESRLVRKQKEITGMLALRENIIMKQQKVIESLQAKLLESGIEPSQTIPDYRELLQDSHVTDFDSLNDSDSAVVMEDVDSDCSNLPLVPRFRSADSVTIVRSISDAIDPNLKYSVVRRSNGFLRRPEILETVYSVEEEADGDSTKGLSAQNSTEKEISNKTDEEKYKETSLLAQRRDNFRTKKVVLAAEEKSQDSDKETKPRGKPWAYSYVPKRMTPASASDEEASAPDSDEEPRCGPVVTYNRVMSNHRNVTKPKDVKYKRINKAKSKSLEELRGRLKNWVDKGGPLGGQLGPLEHAQSYA from the exons ATGCTTGTCCACAGCCGCAGCGAGTCTGCTCTGAACAGCCCCACGGAGCCCGACGTGTCGCTCGCGGCGTCCCTCACCGACCCCCTGGAGGCCCACACCCTGGACGAGGCACGGAGGTCCATCAG GGATCTCCGCATGAAATACCGAGCTCAGGCGCACCAGCTCCTCACCTGGCGCCGCGCGCACCGGCTGCAGGAGGAGCTGGCGACGCGCCTGCAGCAGGAGAAGGCCGACCAGCTGCGGAGCCTCTCCAGCCAGCTGCTGCTGTTCGAGTCCCGCCTCGTCCGCAAGCAGAAGGAGATCACCGGCATGCTCGCCCTCCGCGAGAATATCATCATGAAGCAACAGAAAGTCATCGAGAGCCTACAAGCTAAGCTGCTCGAAAGCGGTATCGAACCATCCCAGACTATCCCTGACTACCGCGAGCTGCTGCAAGACTCCCACGTGACCGACTTCGATTCCCTCAACGACTCGGACTCCGCGGTCGTCATGGAGGACGTGGACTCGGACTGCAGCAACCTGCCGCTCGTGCCGCGCTTCCGCTCCGCCGACAGCGTCACCATCGTGCGCTCCATCTCCGACGCCATCGACCCCAACCTCAAGTACAGCGTCGTCAGGCGGTCCAACGGCTTCCTGCGGAGACCGGAGATTCTGGAAACCGTCTACAGCGTTGAAGAGGAGGCCGACGGCGATTCCACTAAAGGCTTGAGTGCTCAGAACAGTACAGAGAAGGAGATCTCAAACAAAACCGATGAAGAGAAGTATAAAGAGACGAGTCTGTTGGCGCAGCGGCGGGACAACTTCCGGACGAAGAAGGTGGTGCTCGCGGCCGAGGAGAAGAGCCAAGACAGCGACAAGGAGACCAAGCCGCGGGGCAAGCCCTGGGCGTACAGCTACGTGCCCAAGCGCATGACGCCGGCGAGCGCATCGGACGAGGAGGCGTCCGCGCCGGACAGCGACGAGGAGCCCCGCTGCGGCCCCGTCGTCACCTACAACCGCGTCATGTCCAACCACCGCAACGTTACCAAGCCCAAGGACGTGAAATACAAGAGGATCAACAAGGCCAAGTCCAAGAGCCTTGAGGAGCTGCGCGGCCGGCTCAAGAACTGGGTGGACAAGGGCGGCCCGCTGGGCGGACAGCTGGGACCGCTGGAACACGCGCAGAGCTACGCGTAG
- the LOC105380761 gene encoding uncharacterized protein LOC105380761 isoform X1, producing MDSESRSESALNSPTEPDVSLAASLTDPLEAHTLDEARRSIRDLRMKYRAQAHQLLTWRRAHRLQEELATRLQQEKADQLRSLSSQLLLFESRLVRKQKEITGMLALRENIIMKQQKVIESLQAKLLESGIEPSQTIPDYRELLQDSHVTDFDSLNDSDSAVVMEDVDSDCSNLPLVPRFRSADSVTIVRSISDAIDPNLKYSVVRRSNGFLRRPEILETVYSVEEEADGDSTKGLSAQNSTEKEISNKTDEEKYKETSLLAQRRDNFRTKKVVLAAEEKSQDSDKETKPRGKPWAYSYVPKRMTPASASDEEASAPDSDEEPRCGPVVTYNRVMSNHRNVTKPKDVKYKRINKAKSKSLEELRGRLKNWVDKGGPLGGQLGPLEHAQSYA from the exons CCGCAGCGAGTCTGCTCTGAACAGCCCCACGGAGCCCGACGTGTCGCTCGCGGCGTCCCTCACCGACCCCCTGGAGGCCCACACCCTGGACGAGGCACGGAGGTCCATCAG GGATCTCCGCATGAAATACCGAGCTCAGGCGCACCAGCTCCTCACCTGGCGCCGCGCGCACCGGCTGCAGGAGGAGCTGGCGACGCGCCTGCAGCAGGAGAAGGCCGACCAGCTGCGGAGCCTCTCCAGCCAGCTGCTGCTGTTCGAGTCCCGCCTCGTCCGCAAGCAGAAGGAGATCACCGGCATGCTCGCCCTCCGCGAGAATATCATCATGAAGCAACAGAAAGTCATCGAGAGCCTACAAGCTAAGCTGCTCGAAAGCGGTATCGAACCATCCCAGACTATCCCTGACTACCGCGAGCTGCTGCAAGACTCCCACGTGACCGACTTCGATTCCCTCAACGACTCGGACTCCGCGGTCGTCATGGAGGACGTGGACTCGGACTGCAGCAACCTGCCGCTCGTGCCGCGCTTCCGCTCCGCCGACAGCGTCACCATCGTGCGCTCCATCTCCGACGCCATCGACCCCAACCTCAAGTACAGCGTCGTCAGGCGGTCCAACGGCTTCCTGCGGAGACCGGAGATTCTGGAAACCGTCTACAGCGTTGAAGAGGAGGCCGACGGCGATTCCACTAAAGGCTTGAGTGCTCAGAACAGTACAGAGAAGGAGATCTCAAACAAAACCGATGAAGAGAAGTATAAAGAGACGAGTCTGTTGGCGCAGCGGCGGGACAACTTCCGGACGAAGAAGGTGGTGCTCGCGGCCGAGGAGAAGAGCCAAGACAGCGACAAGGAGACCAAGCCGCGGGGCAAGCCCTGGGCGTACAGCTACGTGCCCAAGCGCATGACGCCGGCGAGCGCATCGGACGAGGAGGCGTCCGCGCCGGACAGCGACGAGGAGCCCCGCTGCGGCCCCGTCGTCACCTACAACCGCGTCATGTCCAACCACCGCAACGTTACCAAGCCCAAGGACGTGAAATACAAGAGGATCAACAAGGCCAAGTCCAAGAGCCTTGAGGAGCTGCGCGGCCGGCTCAAGAACTGGGTGGACAAGGGCGGCCCGCTGGGCGGACAGCTGGGACCGCTGGAACACGCGCAGAGCTACGCGTAG